A DNA window from Rhizobium sp. NXC14 contains the following coding sequences:
- a CDS encoding response regulator transcription factor, protein MSAASQQDALSLAETQPVGNVGRMKILIIEDDLEAAAYLTKAFREAGIVADHASDGEAGLFMGSENTYDVIVIDRMLPRRDGLSVISELRRKGIHTPVLILSALGQVDDRVTGLRAGGDDYLPKPYAFSELLARVEVLGRRKGTPEQDVVYRVGDLELDRLSHEVRRGGKEIPLQPREFRLLEYLMKNAGQVVTRTMLLENVWDYHFDPQTNVIDVHVSRLRSKIEKDFSQPLLKTIRGAGYMIKDEG, encoded by the coding sequence ATGAGCGCCGCCTCGCAGCAAGATGCTTTGAGCCTTGCCGAAACGCAGCCGGTGGGTAATGTCGGCCGCATGAAGATTCTCATCATCGAAGATGATCTCGAAGCCGCGGCCTACCTCACGAAAGCCTTTCGTGAGGCGGGCATCGTCGCCGATCACGCCAGCGACGGCGAGGCCGGCTTGTTCATGGGGTCGGAGAACACCTACGACGTTATCGTCATCGATCGCATGCTGCCGCGCCGGGACGGACTTTCGGTCATCAGCGAATTGCGCCGCAAGGGCATCCACACGCCGGTCCTCATCCTCTCCGCCCTTGGCCAGGTCGACGACCGCGTCACCGGCCTTCGTGCCGGCGGCGACGATTACCTGCCAAAGCCCTATGCCTTCAGTGAGCTGCTGGCGCGCGTCGAAGTGCTCGGCCGCCGCAAGGGCACGCCGGAACAGGACGTCGTCTATCGCGTCGGCGATCTTGAACTCGACCGGCTCTCCCACGAGGTGCGCCGCGGCGGCAAGGAAATCCCGCTGCAGCCGCGCGAGTTCCGCCTGCTCGAATATCTGATGAAGAATGCCGGCCAGGTGGTCACCCGAACGATGCTGCTCGAAAATGTCTGGGACTATCACTTCGACCCGCAGACCAACGTCATCGACGTCCATGTCTCGCGCCTGCGCTCGAAGATCGAGAAGGACTTCAGCCAGCCGCTCCTCAAGACCATTCGGGGTGCGGGGTATATGATCAAGGATGAGGGATGA
- a CDS encoding HAMP domain-containing sensor histidine kinase, with translation MSRFRVLFKSTAVRLSALYILLFAICAATLVFYVTAMSERLLTGQIRDAVRQEVEQVQRAYDTGGMNLLLRTMERRARQPGANLYIIAGPSGDILAGNVASVQPGVFEEVGWTSAPFAYQRYTDGGGIERRHKAIANIFVLDNGLRILVGRDLGDPERFRLLVRQALMVALAIMGLGAIIIWFGIGRNALKRIDRMSDASKKIMAGDLSQRLPVGGSGDEFDRLSMSLNTMLERIEKLNEGLRQVSDNIAHDLKTPLTRLRNKAADALDMTDGDTRRVALEGIISESDQLIRTFNALLMISRVEAGSVAAEMSPVELSAIVSDSAELYEPAAEEAGLGLSASVEPGIEVQGNRELIGQAIFNLLDNAIKYSSDTEGAGEVSLKLARHPDGICLSVADHGPGVPADRRDDVVKRFVRLDESRSKPGTGLGLSLVEAVMELHNGRLELSDTNPDKPEQRGLTVSMIFPAKVA, from the coding sequence ATGAGCCGCTTCAGGGTTCTCTTCAAGTCCACCGCAGTCCGCCTCTCGGCACTCTACATTCTACTATTCGCCATCTGCGCCGCGACGCTCGTCTTCTATGTGACGGCGATGTCGGAACGGCTGCTGACAGGCCAGATTCGCGATGCCGTCCGGCAGGAGGTGGAGCAGGTGCAGCGCGCCTATGACACCGGCGGCATGAACCTTCTGCTGCGCACGATGGAACGGCGTGCCCGTCAGCCCGGCGCCAATCTCTACATCATCGCCGGTCCTTCGGGGGATATTCTCGCCGGGAACGTCGCCTCGGTGCAGCCCGGTGTCTTCGAGGAGGTCGGCTGGACCTCGGCTCCTTTCGCCTATCAGCGTTATACAGACGGCGGTGGTATCGAGCGCCGCCATAAGGCGATCGCCAACATTTTCGTGCTCGACAACGGCTTGAGAATCCTGGTCGGCCGCGACCTGGGCGATCCCGAGCGCTTCCGCCTGCTGGTGCGCCAGGCGCTGATGGTGGCTTTGGCGATCATGGGGCTCGGCGCGATCATCATTTGGTTCGGCATTGGGCGCAACGCACTGAAACGCATTGACCGCATGTCGGATGCGAGCAAGAAGATCATGGCAGGCGATCTCTCGCAACGCCTGCCGGTCGGCGGCTCCGGCGACGAGTTCGACCGGCTGTCGATGTCGCTGAACACCATGCTGGAACGTATCGAGAAGTTGAATGAAGGCTTGCGGCAGGTCTCAGACAACATTGCCCATGATCTCAAGACACCGCTGACACGGCTACGCAACAAGGCCGCCGATGCGCTCGATATGACGGATGGCGATACGCGTCGCGTCGCCCTCGAAGGCATTATTAGCGAATCGGATCAGCTGATCCGCACCTTCAACGCCCTGCTGATGATCTCCCGCGTCGAGGCCGGGTCGGTCGCGGCGGAGATGTCGCCGGTGGAGCTTTCGGCAATCGTTTCCGACAGTGCCGAACTTTATGAACCCGCAGCGGAGGAGGCCGGTCTCGGCCTCAGCGCCAGTGTCGAGCCGGGCATCGAGGTGCAGGGCAATCGCGAGCTGATCGGCCAGGCGATCTTCAATCTGCTTGACAATGCGATTAAATATTCCTCCGATACGGAAGGTGCGGGCGAAGTGTCGCTCAAGCTCGCCCGCCACCCGGACGGCATCTGCCTGTCGGTGGCCGACCATGGGCCTGGCGTTCCGGCCGACCGGCGCGACGACGTGGTGAAGCGCTTCGTTCGCCTCGACGAGAGCCGTTCGAAGCCCGGCACAGGGCTCGGGCTTTCGCTGGTGGAAGCAGTGATGGAGCTGCATAACGGCCGACTGGAACTCTCCGACACCAATCCCGACAAGCCTGAACAGCGCGGGTTGACGGTCAGCATGATCTTCCCGGCAAAGGTCGCCTGA
- a CDS encoding bifunctional [glutamine synthetase] adenylyltransferase/[glutamine synthetase]-adenylyl-L-tyrosine phosphorylase, with product MLTKSTHGLKDVAEGLLRPLSQTELKLALTDLQEAGKSEPLIAATLKTDERVRDFIAAVLSLSPYLREIVNLDPAVLAGAISEPLEPQIEALIAEARSCWRRDGEGAAPGESVVMSRLRIIKRKAAFLVALADLSRIFDSRTTTAWLSALAEASVAAAVDHLLLSAHEGGKLRLHDPAKPSEGSGLIVLGMGKLGASELNYSSDIDLVVFFDEQAGIVPDPDDAIEIFPRLMRRLVRILQERTADGYVFRTDLRLRPDPGSTPLAIPVDAAMIYYEGRGQNWERAAFIKARAVAGDLAAGGEFLRGLGPFVFRKYLDYAAIADIHSIKRQIHAHKGHGAIAVKGHNVKLGRGGIREIEFFVQTQQLIAGGRMPALRARATEETLRELTKAKWIDAETRDELTEAYWFLRDVEHRIQMVRDEQTHLLPETDADLKRIAFMMGFPDTPSFSERLVSVLKTVERRYARLFEQESKLSSETGNLVFTGQGDDPDTLETLKKLGFTRPSDISRIIRTWHYGRYRATQSVEARERLTELAPELLRVFGESKRADEALLRFDSFISGLPAGIQLFSLLGSNPALLSLIVNIMSSAPRLAEVIAAKPHVFDGMLDPGLMAELPTREHLGERLKGSLAQARHYEEVLDRLRIFAAEQRFLIGIRLLTGAINGAMAARAFTHLADLIIAAALDAVVSEMRAAHGDYPGGRIAISGMGKLGSFELTAGSDIDLILLYDYDEAASESDGPKPLDSTRYFTRITQRLIAALSAPTAEGVLYEVDMRLRPSGNKGPVATRINAFRKYQREEAWTWEHMALSRARLISGDDSLISEAEHIIREVLTSDRDIAKVAHDVAEMRELIDKEKPPSGPWDLKHIPGGVIDLEFIAQYLALIAPTKGIDIVVNGKSTGEALKLLGDRLMATADLDTCLEAFTLYTSLSQLIRLCIESEFDPNDAPAGLIELVCRAGDCPDIRTLEGEVKRLSKAVRKIFLNTVKA from the coding sequence ATGCTGACGAAATCGACGCATGGCCTGAAGGATGTCGCTGAAGGGCTACTGCGTCCGCTGAGCCAGACGGAGCTGAAGCTGGCGCTGACCGATCTGCAGGAGGCGGGCAAAAGCGAGCCGTTAATTGCGGCAACGCTGAAGACGGACGAGCGGGTGCGCGACTTCATCGCCGCCGTGCTGTCGCTGTCGCCCTACTTGCGTGAAATCGTCAATCTCGACCCCGCCGTCCTTGCCGGCGCCATCAGCGAACCGCTGGAGCCGCAGATCGAAGCGCTGATCGCCGAGGCGCGAAGCTGCTGGCGGCGGGACGGTGAAGGGGCGGCGCCGGGGGAATCCGTGGTGATGAGCAGGCTGCGCATCATCAAGCGCAAGGCCGCTTTTCTCGTTGCGCTCGCCGATCTCTCGCGCATTTTCGACAGCCGGACGACAACGGCCTGGCTGAGCGCGCTTGCCGAGGCTTCGGTCGCGGCTGCGGTCGACCATCTGCTGCTTTCGGCGCATGAGGGGGGAAAGCTCAGGCTGCACGATCCGGCCAAACCAAGCGAGGGCTCGGGCCTGATCGTGCTCGGCATGGGAAAGCTCGGCGCGTCCGAACTCAACTATTCCTCCGATATCGATCTCGTCGTCTTCTTTGACGAACAGGCCGGCATCGTGCCCGACCCGGATGATGCGATCGAGATTTTTCCCAGGTTGATGCGCCGGCTGGTGCGCATCCTGCAGGAGCGCACGGCGGACGGCTACGTTTTCCGCACCGATCTCAGATTGCGTCCCGATCCCGGCTCGACGCCGCTGGCGATCCCGGTTGACGCGGCGATGATCTATTATGAGGGCAGGGGCCAGAACTGGGAGCGGGCGGCCTTCATCAAGGCGCGCGCCGTCGCCGGAGACCTTGCGGCCGGCGGCGAGTTCCTGCGCGGACTCGGCCCTTTCGTCTTCCGCAAATATCTCGATTACGCGGCGATCGCCGATATCCACTCGATCAAGCGGCAGATCCACGCGCATAAGGGCCACGGCGCGATCGCCGTCAAGGGTCATAATGTCAAGCTCGGCCGCGGCGGCATTCGCGAAATCGAATTCTTCGTCCAGACGCAGCAGCTGATTGCCGGCGGCCGCATGCCGGCGCTGCGCGCCCGGGCGACGGAGGAGACACTCCGTGAACTCACCAAGGCGAAATGGATCGATGCGGAAACGCGCGACGAACTGACGGAGGCCTACTGGTTCCTGCGTGACGTCGAGCATCGCATTCAGATGGTGCGCGACGAGCAGACTCACCTTCTGCCGGAGACCGACGCCGACCTGAAGCGCATCGCCTTCATGATGGGCTTTCCCGACACGCCGAGCTTTTCCGAAAGGCTGGTCAGTGTCCTGAAAACGGTCGAGCGTCGTTACGCCCGCCTATTCGAGCAGGAGAGCAAGCTTTCCAGCGAAACCGGAAACCTCGTCTTCACCGGCCAGGGCGACGACCCGGACACGCTGGAGACGCTGAAGAAGCTTGGTTTCACCAGACCATCCGACATTTCGCGCATCATCCGCACTTGGCACTACGGCCGCTATCGCGCGACGCAATCGGTGGAGGCGCGTGAAAGACTGACGGAGCTGGCACCGGAGCTGCTGCGCGTCTTCGGCGAAAGCAAGCGTGCCGACGAGGCGCTGCTGCGCTTCGACAGCTTCATCTCGGGCCTTCCCGCCGGCATCCAGCTCTTCTCGCTGCTCGGCAGCAATCCGGCGCTCCTGTCGCTAATCGTCAACATCATGTCCTCGGCGCCCCGCCTGGCCGAAGTGATTGCCGCCAAGCCGCATGTCTTCGACGGCATGCTCGATCCCGGCCTGATGGCCGAGCTGCCGACCCGCGAGCATCTCGGCGAACGCCTGAAGGGCTCTCTTGCCCAGGCGCGCCATTATGAGGAAGTGCTCGACCGGCTGCGCATCTTCGCCGCCGAACAGCGCTTCCTCATCGGCATCCGCCTGCTCACCGGCGCAATCAATGGCGCAATGGCCGCCCGCGCCTTTACCCATCTCGCCGATCTCATCATTGCGGCCGCACTCGATGCCGTGGTGAGCGAGATGCGGGCGGCGCATGGCGATTATCCGGGTGGCCGCATCGCCATATCAGGCATGGGCAAGCTCGGCAGCTTTGAGCTGACCGCAGGTTCCGACATCGATCTGATCCTGCTCTATGATTATGACGAAGCGGCTTCCGAATCCGACGGGCCAAAGCCGCTCGACTCGACGCGCTATTTCACCCGCATCACCCAGCGACTGATCGCCGCCCTGTCGGCGCCGACCGCCGAGGGCGTACTTTACGAGGTCGATATGCGGCTGCGTCCCTCCGGCAACAAGGGCCCGGTCGCCACCCGCATCAATGCCTTCCGCAAATACCAGCGCGAAGAGGCCTGGACGTGGGAGCATATGGCGCTCAGCCGCGCCCGGTTGATCTCAGGCGATGACAGCCTGATCTCCGAGGCGGAACATATTATTCGCGAGGTGCTGACTTCAGATCGCGACATCGCCAAGGTGGCGCATGACGTTGCCGAGATGCGCGAACTGATCGACAAGGAAAAGCCGCCATCCGGCCCCTGGGACTTGAAGCACATTCCCGGCGGCGTCATCGATCTCGAATTCATCGCCCAGTATCTGGCGTTGATCGCACCAACCAAGGGCATCGACATTGTCGTGAATGGCAAGAGCACCGGCGAGGCCCTTAAGTTGCTTGGTGACCGACTGATGGCGACTGCCGACCTCGACACGTGCCTCGAAGCCTTCACGCTCTACACCAGTCTTTCACAGCTGATCCGGCTCTGCATCGAGAGCGAGTTCGACCCGAACGACGCGCCCGCCGGCCTAATCGAGCTCGTCTGCCGTGCCGGCGACTGCCCTGACATCAGGACGCTGGAAGGCGAGGTGAAGCGGCTTTCGAAGGCAGTGAGAAAGATATTCTTGAATACCGTGAAAGCCTAA
- a CDS encoding ATP-binding protein — translation MMDVRRATVAGGRLRVDFDGLKAWRNSLSGHATSEPLLRHLPKAELILKRTIPALIIAFLSVVAASHFFGMMNEYARLEASARHATALSAATASAVFADASQIFDSGDIGQAQTRLAKYLPQDRLDSGAFVLLVQASGKVFAATTAGLSHVGSNVGDFFPEVSAIRRFGDRAGVIETTIGGVPHYAEITLMGNAGGYIVAATSLEEISQVWREELALNVTLFAGISSILLVILYAYYTQVKRARDADDIFLESNLRVETALSRGRCGLWDFDFENREFFWSRSMYDMLGLPGSDKTLGFGEAARLMHPDDGGLYEIARAIANGHSGQVDQIFRMRHAGGHYVWLRARAQVIRSNSGRMHLIGIAMDVTEQHRLAQRYAEADQRLADAIECTSEAFVLWDKNDRLVMCNTHFQEAYGLPDSVLVPGTERSIVNAAAARPVIERRVADADGSGRTTEVQLADERWLQINERRTRDGGRVSVGTDITLMKRHQERLRESERRLMATIGDLSASRQTLELQKAELSTANANYQAEKERAEAANKAKSEFLANMSHELRTPLNAILGFSEILQNQMFGPLGSLKYDEYARDIHDSGKHLLNVINDILDMSKIEAGHLKLHRERIDLVPLIEESLRFTAIPAAEKNIVIEQRISSGLTLTADRRAMKQVLLNLLSNAVKFTDDGGRIALRTRRVDGAVFVTIADTGIGIPRSALSKIGQPFEQVQSQYAKSKGGSGLGLAISRSLTSLHGGRMKIRSREAVGTVISLRIPDDV, via the coding sequence ATGATGGACGTGCGGCGGGCAACCGTGGCCGGAGGACGGCTGCGTGTCGATTTTGACGGGCTGAAAGCCTGGCGAAACAGCCTTTCCGGTCATGCGACATCGGAACCGCTCCTTCGTCATCTGCCGAAGGCCGAGCTCATCTTGAAGCGCACCATTCCGGCGCTCATCATTGCCTTCCTCTCCGTCGTCGCCGCCTCGCATTTCTTCGGCATGATGAATGAATATGCCCGCCTGGAGGCTTCCGCCCGTCATGCCACCGCGCTCTCGGCGGCGACTGCCTCGGCGGTGTTTGCCGATGCGTCCCAGATTTTCGACAGCGGCGATATCGGCCAAGCGCAGACCCGCCTCGCCAAGTACCTGCCGCAGGATCGGCTGGACAGCGGCGCTTTCGTGCTGCTGGTGCAGGCCAGCGGCAAGGTTTTCGCCGCGACGACTGCCGGGCTCTCGCATGTCGGCAGCAATGTCGGTGACTTCTTCCCCGAGGTTTCGGCAATCCGACGTTTCGGCGATCGAGCCGGTGTCATCGAAACCACGATCGGCGGCGTGCCGCACTATGCCGAGATCACTTTGATGGGCAATGCCGGCGGCTATATCGTCGCCGCCACCTCGCTCGAGGAGATCAGCCAAGTCTGGCGCGAGGAACTGGCGCTCAACGTCACGCTGTTTGCCGGCATATCCTCGATCCTGCTCGTCATCCTCTATGCCTATTACACCCAGGTGAAGCGCGCCCGCGACGCCGACGATATCTTCCTGGAATCGAACCTGCGCGTCGAGACGGCGCTGTCGCGCGGCCGTTGCGGCCTCTGGGATTTCGATTTCGAGAACCGCGAATTCTTCTGGTCGCGTTCGATGTACGACATGCTCGGCCTGCCGGGTTCGGACAAGACGCTGGGCTTCGGCGAGGCCGCGCGGCTGATGCATCCGGATGACGGCGGCCTCTATGAGATCGCCCGCGCCATCGCCAACGGCCATTCCGGTCAGGTCGACCAGATCTTCCGCATGCGCCATGCCGGTGGCCACTATGTCTGGCTGCGCGCCCGCGCCCAGGTGATCCGCAGCAATTCCGGCCGCATGCACCTGATCGGCATCGCCATGGACGTGACCGAACAGCACCGGCTCGCCCAGCGCTATGCCGAAGCCGACCAGCGGCTCGCCGACGCCATCGAATGCACCTCCGAAGCCTTCGTGCTCTGGGACAAGAACGATCGGCTCGTCATGTGCAACACGCATTTCCAGGAAGCCTACGGCCTGCCGGACAGCGTGCTGGTGCCCGGCACCGAGCGCTCGATCGTCAATGCCGCCGCCGCCCGCCCCGTCATCGAGCGGCGGGTCGCCGATGCCGACGGCTCGGGGCGCACGACGGAGGTGCAGCTTGCCGACGAGCGCTGGCTGCAGATCAATGAACGGCGCACGCGCGACGGTGGCAGGGTCTCCGTCGGCACCGATATTACGCTAATGAAACGTCATCAGGAGCGGCTGCGCGAATCCGAACGCCGGCTGATGGCAACGATCGGCGATCTCTCCGCCTCGCGTCAGACGCTGGAGCTCCAGAAGGCCGAGCTTTCGACCGCCAACGCCAACTATCAGGCGGAGAAGGAACGGGCCGAAGCCGCCAACAAGGCGAAGTCGGAATTCCTCGCCAACATGTCGCATGAGCTGCGCACCCCGCTCAACGCCATCCTCGGCTTCTCCGAGATCCTACAGAACCAGATGTTCGGGCCGCTCGGCTCGCTGAAATATGACGAATATGCCCGCGATATCCATGACAGCGGCAAACATCTGCTGAACGTCATCAATGACATTCTCGACATGTCGAAGATCGAGGCCGGCCATCTGAAGCTGCACCGCGAGCGCATCGACCTCGTGCCGCTGATCGAGGAAAGCCTGCGTTTTACCGCCATTCCGGCGGCCGAAAAGAACATCGTCATCGAGCAGCGCATCTCGTCGGGCCTGACGCTGACGGCAGACCGCCGAGCGATGAAACAGGTGCTTCTCAACTTGCTCTCCAATGCGGTGAAGTTCACCGACGATGGCGGCCGCATCGCATTGCGCACACGCCGCGTCGACGGCGCCGTCTTCGTCACCATCGCCGATACCGGCATCGGCATCCCGCGCTCGGCGCTGTCGAAAATCGGCCAGCCGTTCGAACAGGTGCAGAGCCAATACGCCAAGAGCAAGGGCGGCTCCGGCCTCGGCCTCGCCATTTCCCGCTCGCTGACTTCGCTGCATGGCGGCCGCATGAAGATCCGCTCCCGCGAAGCTGTGGGCACGGTGATCTCGCTGCGCATTCCGGATGATGTTTAG
- the pepN gene encoding aminopeptidase N gives MRTDTGQVIHLADYRPTDFVLERVDLTFELDPTETKVEARLIFHRRPGADIAAPIVLDGDELTLAGLLFDQVELDPSRYDATPESLTVRDLPESAPFELTITTIINPEANTQLMGLYRTGGVYCTQCEAEGFRRITYFPDRPDVLAPYTVNIIADKDANPLLLSNGNFLGGAGYGPGKHFAAWFDPHPKPSYLFALVAGDLGVVEDTFTTMSGREVVLKIYVEHGKEPRAAYAMDALKRSMKWDEERFGREYDLDIFMIVAVSDFNMGAMENKGLNVFNDRYVLADPETATDADYANIEAVIAHEYFHNWTGNRITCRDWFQLCLKEGLTVYRDQEFSSDQRSRPVKRIADVRHLKSEQFPEDGGPLAHPVRPTTYREINNFYTRTVYEKGSEVTRMIATLLGKDAFKRGMDLYFDRHDGQAVTIEDFVACFEDASGRDLTQFSLWYHQAGTPLVTASGSYDPAASTFTLSLEQMVPATPGQSSKEPMHIPLSLALFGENGGMIEPSSVSGAEYAGEVLHLTNRAQTVVFHGIGSRPVVSINRSFSAPINLHFDQSPADLARLARYETDHFARWQALTDLALPNLLKAARDAREGKPVACEATFVETLIAAAADESLEPAFRAQALALPSESDIARELGSNNDPDAIHSGRQAILKQIADAGKDIFASLYAAMTTSGAFSPDARSAGLRALRNSALTYLSYAEQTPFRAKAAFDASNNMTDLSHALTILAHHFPESEQTSEALTAFRDRFAENALVIDKWFAIQAGIPGAKALERVRALMENSLFKRTNPNRMRALVGTFAFANPTGFGRADGEGYHFLAGEILKIDERNPQLAARILTSMRSWRSLEPTRADHARAALSKIEQAPNLSTDVRDIVERTLKG, from the coding sequence ATGCGAACAGATACCGGCCAGGTCATTCATCTGGCAGATTACCGTCCCACCGACTTCGTGCTGGAACGCGTGGACCTGACATTCGAACTTGATCCGACCGAGACAAAGGTCGAAGCGCGTCTCATCTTTCATCGTCGTCCGGGCGCCGACATCGCGGCGCCGATCGTGCTCGACGGCGACGAGCTGACGCTGGCGGGGCTGCTGTTCGACCAGGTGGAGCTTGACCCTTCACGTTATGACGCGACGCCGGAAAGCCTGACGGTGCGCGACCTGCCGGAAAGCGCCCCTTTCGAGCTGACGATCACCACGATCATCAATCCCGAGGCCAATACCCAGCTGATGGGCCTCTACCGCACCGGCGGCGTCTACTGCACGCAGTGCGAGGCGGAGGGCTTCCGCCGCATCACCTACTTCCCCGACCGACCCGACGTGCTTGCGCCCTATACGGTCAACATCATCGCCGACAAGGACGCCAACCCGCTGCTGCTATCGAACGGCAACTTCCTGGGCGGCGCCGGCTACGGCCCCGGCAAGCATTTCGCCGCCTGGTTCGACCCGCATCCGAAGCCAAGCTATCTTTTCGCCCTCGTGGCCGGCGATCTCGGCGTCGTCGAAGACACCTTCACCACCATGTCCGGCCGTGAAGTGGTGCTGAAGATCTATGTCGAACACGGCAAGGAGCCTCGCGCAGCCTATGCGATGGATGCGCTGAAGCGCTCGATGAAGTGGGACGAAGAGCGGTTCGGGCGCGAATATGATCTCGACATCTTCATGATCGTCGCCGTCTCCGACTTCAACATGGGGGCGATGGAGAACAAGGGCCTCAACGTCTTCAACGACAGATATGTCCTTGCCGATCCCGAGACCGCGACCGATGCCGACTACGCCAATATCGAAGCGGTCATCGCGCATGAATATTTCCACAATTGGACCGGCAACCGCATCACCTGCCGTGACTGGTTCCAGCTGTGCCTCAAGGAAGGCCTGACGGTCTATCGCGACCAGGAATTCTCCTCCGACCAGCGCTCGCGCCCGGTCAAACGCATCGCCGATGTGCGCCATCTGAAATCCGAACAGTTTCCGGAGGATGGCGGCCCTCTGGCCCATCCGGTGCGGCCGACGACATATCGCGAGATCAACAACTTCTACACGCGGACTGTCTACGAGAAGGGCAGCGAAGTCACGAGGATGATCGCCACACTTCTCGGCAAAGACGCTTTCAAGCGGGGCATGGACCTCTATTTCGACCGCCATGACGGTCAGGCCGTGACGATCGAGGATTTCGTCGCATGCTTCGAGGATGCAAGCGGGCGCGACCTGACGCAATTCTCGCTCTGGTACCATCAGGCCGGCACGCCGCTCGTCACCGCGTCGGGCAGCTACGATCCGGCGGCCAGCACCTTCACCCTGTCGCTCGAACAGATGGTTCCGGCAACACCCGGCCAGTCGAGCAAGGAACCGATGCATATTCCGCTCAGCCTCGCGCTGTTCGGCGAAAACGGCGGCATGATCGAACCGAGCTCGGTCAGCGGCGCCGAATATGCCGGCGAGGTGCTGCACCTGACCAACCGCGCCCAGACGGTGGTATTCCACGGCATCGGCTCGCGTCCGGTCGTCTCGATCAACCGCAGCTTCTCGGCGCCGATCAATCTGCATTTCGATCAGAGCCCGGCCGACCTTGCCCGCCTCGCCCGGTACGAGACGGATCATTTCGCCCGCTGGCAGGCGCTGACCGATCTGGCGCTGCCGAACCTTCTCAAGGCCGCCCGCGACGCGCGTGAGGGCAAGCCCGTCGCCTGCGAGGCGACCTTCGTCGAGACGCTGATTGCGGCTGCCGCCGACGAGAGCCTCGAGCCCGCCTTCCGCGCTCAGGCGCTGGCTCTGCCGAGCGAATCCGATATTGCCCGCGAACTCGGCAGCAACAATGATCCCGACGCCATCCATTCCGGCCGTCAGGCGATCCTGAAACAGATCGCCGATGCCGGGAAGGATATTTTCGCCAGCCTTTACGCGGCAATGACGACCTCAGGCGCCTTCAGCCCGGATGCCCGAAGCGCCGGCCTGCGCGCCCTGCGCAATAGCGCCCTCACCTACCTCTCCTATGCCGAGCAGACACCGTTTCGTGCCAAGGCCGCCTTCGACGCGTCCAACAACATGACCGATCTCAGCCATGCGCTGACGATCCTCGCCCATCATTTCCCCGAGAGTGAGCAGACCAGCGAGGCGCTCACAGCCTTCCGCGACCGCTTCGCAGAAAATGCGCTCGTCATCGACAAATGGTTCGCGATCCAGGCCGGCATCCCCGGCGCCAAGGCCTTGGAGCGGGTCCGCGCCCTGATGGAAAATTCGCTGTTCAAGCGGACCAATCCGAACAGGATGCGGGCGCTGGTCGGCACCTTTGCCTTCGCCAATCCGACCGGCTTCGGTCGTGCCGACGGCGAAGGCTACCACTTCCTTGCCGGTGAGATTCTCAAAATCGACGAGCGCAACCCGCAACTCGCCGCCCGAATTCTTACCTCGATGCGCTCCTGGCGCTCACTGGAGCCGACGCGTGCCGATCATGCCCGCGCCGCATTGAGCAAGATCGAACAGGCGCCCAACCTTTCCACTGACGTGCGCGACATCGTGGAGCGCACGCTTAAGGGGTGA
- a CDS encoding DMT family transporter — protein sequence MHSVLRNPMRGIALKVSSVVVFLAMQTFIKLAGPHIPPGQVTFCRSFFALFPIMAYLAYIGQLRAAFHTANPLGHLKRGTIGILSMAFGFYGLLHLPLPEAIALGYALPLVAVVFAAVFLGETVRIYRWSAVLVGIVGVAIVSWPKLTLFRDGGMQAEQAVGALCVLLSAVLGGMAMIQVRRLVEEEKTATIVLYFSLTASIFSLASLPFGWLVLPWPSALYLVAAGFCGGVAQILLTESYRHADVSTIAPFEYTSILLGGIVGYFVFGDVPTVTMLIGTVIVVAAGIFIIYREHQLGIEQRGARKATTPQA from the coding sequence ATGCACTCGGTTCTCAGAAACCCGATGAGAGGCATTGCGCTGAAAGTCTCGTCGGTCGTGGTCTTCCTGGCCATGCAGACCTTCATCAAGCTGGCCGGCCCGCATATCCCGCCGGGCCAGGTCACCTTCTGCCGGTCCTTCTTCGCGCTCTTCCCGATCATGGCTTATCTCGCTTATATCGGCCAGCTGCGCGCAGCCTTCCACACCGCCAACCCGCTCGGCCACCTGAAGCGCGGCACGATCGGCATCCTGTCGATGGCTTTCGGTTTTTACGGCCTGCTGCATCTGCCGCTGCCGGAGGCGATCGCGCTTGGCTACGCTTTGCCGCTCGTCGCCGTTGTCTTCGCCGCGGTTTTTCTCGGCGAGACCGTGCGCATCTATCGCTGGAGCGCCGTTCTCGTCGGCATCGTCGGCGTCGCCATCGTCTCCTGGCCGAAGCTGACGCTGTTTCGTGACGGCGGCATGCAAGCCGAACAGGCCGTCGGCGCGCTTTGCGTGCTGCTCTCGGCCGTTCTCGGCGGCATGGCGATGATCCAGGTGCGTCGGCTCGTCGAAGAAGAGAAGACTGCGACGATCGTGCTTTATTTTTCGCTGACCGCGTCGATCTTCTCGCTGGCTTCCCTTCCTTTCGGCTGGCTCGTCCTGCCATGGCCGTCGGCGCTTTATCTGGTCGCTGCCGGCTTTTGCGGCGGCGTCGCCCAGATTTTGCTGACGGAAAGCTACCGCCATGCGGATGTCTCCACCATCGCGCCGTTCGAATATACGTCGATCCTGCTCGGCGGTATCGTCGGCTACTTCGTCTTCGGCGACGTGCCGACCGTCACAATGCTGATCGGTACCGTCATCGTCGTTGCTGCCGGTATCTTCATCATTTATCGCGAGCATCAGCTGGGCATCGAACAGCGAGGGGCGCGCAAGGCGACGACGCCGCAAGCCTGA